CACCTTTGCGTGCCGCTCACGAAGCCGCCGCGCCTTCGCGATACGCCCTGCCTGGAGGAGCAGTTCCCGTGCGGCATCCAGGTCGCCCATCCACATCCTGATGTTGCCCAGGCTGTTGATCGCTAGGGACTGCATCTCCCAATCACCCGTCCACACGGCCACCCGCTTCGCGCGCCGCAGCCACGTCTCGGCACGCGCGAAGTCGTGGCGTTCTCGATACGCCTTGCCGCAGATCCACGCCAAGCGCGCGTTGCTGGGCCACACCACGGCCGCGGCTTCGGCGAAGAGCAGCGCCGTGCCGTGCGCATCGGCGCCGAGCGCCCAGTCCATCACCGCGAGGCAGGCGTGCGAAAGGCGCTCCGGCACCAGCATCGCGGGCCGCGTCAGCTCGCCGGCAATCACCGCGACGGGAGCCCACAGCGCCTCGTCGATGCCCTCGGTCTGCAGCACCTCGAGTTCCCACTCCCACAGGTTCATCGTGTCGAACTCGATGCCGGACGCCTCCGGACCGGCGGCCCACGCCATCGTCATCCGGAGCGCCTGAAACACCTGGAGCGCGAAGCTGTGGGGAACCTCGCGCAGGATG
This sequence is a window from Longimicrobium sp.. Protein-coding genes within it:
- a CDS encoding tetratricopeptide repeat protein — protein: MSPVRRRSRAELPSSPIEFAYPVAVPDGTVFGGVILREVPHSFALQVFQALRMTMAWAAGPEASGIEFDTMNLWEWELEVLQTEGIDEALWAPVAVIAGELTRPAMLVPERLSHACLAVMDWALGADAHGTALLFAEAAAVVWPSNARLAWICGKAYRERHDFARAETWLRRAKRVAVWTGDWEMQSLAINSLGNIRMWMGDLDAARELLLQAGRIAKARRLRERHAKVLHDLFLVCIYSGEWKEAERYAEQAFAAYGPDHPNIMALTFDLALLATHQGQFARALEVLNQLRDQFTDDDRRLRVYAMIARAAGAAGDAETFQSAMD